In Bos taurus isolate L1 Dominette 01449 registration number 42190680 breed Hereford chromosome 11, ARS-UCD2.0, whole genome shotgun sequence, one DNA window encodes the following:
- the LOC783020 gene encoding sulfotransferase 1C4 isoform X1, with translation MEALKSESMSRVAVDYVEGILQPKPTCDTWDQIWSFQARPDDLLISTYPKAGLEQANAMASPRMLKTHLPFHLLPPSFLEENCKMIYVARNPKDNMVSYYHFHRMNRNLPAPGTWEEYFESFLAGKVCWGSWYDHVKGWWQAKDQHRILYLFYEDMKENPKHEIQKLAEFIGKSLDDKVLDKIVDHTSFSVMKQNPMANYTSIPNEYMNQLISPFMRKGVVGDWKNHFTVAQNERFDDDYRKNMADTTLTLHFRFS, from the exons ATGGAGGCTTTGAAATCTGAGAGCATGAGTCGCGTGGCTGTGGACTACGTGGAAGGCATCCTGCAGCCCAAGCCCACCTGTGACACCTGGGATCAGATCTGGAGCTTCCAAGCCAGGCCTGATGACCTGCTCATCTCTACCTACCCGAAAGCAG GCTTGGAACAAGCGAATGCAATGGCCTCACCCCGGATGTTGAAGACACATCTCCCCTTCCACTTGCTGCCACCATCTTTCCTGGAGGAAAACTGTAAG ATGATCTACGTAGCCAGGAATCCCAAGGACAACATGGTGTCTTATTACCACTTCCACAGGATGAATAGAAACCTTCCTGCTCCAGGCACCTGGGAAGAATACTTTGAGAGTTTTCTGGCTGGGAAAG TATGCTGGGGCTCCTGGTACGACCACGTGAAGGGCTGGTGGCAGGCCAAGGACCAGCACCGCATCCTCTATCTCTTCTACGAGGACATGAAGGAG AACCCAAAGCATGAAATTCAGAAGCTGGCAGAATTTATTGGAAAGAGCTTAGATGATAAAGTTCTGGATAAAATTGTTGACCACACTTCATTTAGCGTCATGAAGCAGAACCCGATGGCAAACTACACGTCGATTCCGAATGAATACATGAACCAGTTGATTTCTCCATTCATGAGAAAAG GGGTCGTCGGGGATTGGAAGAACCACTTCACCGTGGCCCAGAACGAGAGATTTGATGATGATTACAGGAAGAACATGGCTGACACCACTCTAACTCTCCACTTTCGATTCTCGTAA
- the LOC783020 gene encoding sulfotransferase 1C4 (The RefSeq protein has 1 substitution compared to this genomic sequence), whose protein sequence is MEALKSESMSRVAVDYVEGILQPKPTCDTWDQIWSFQARPDDLLISTYPKAGTTWTQEIVDLIQNGGDVNQSQRAPTHERFPFIEWIIPSLGSGLEQANAMASPRMLKTHLPFHLLPPSFLEENCKMIYVARNPKDNMVSYYHFHRMNRNLPAPGTWEEYFESFLAGKVCWGSWYDHVKGWWQAKDQHRILYLFYEDMKENPKHEIQKLAEFIGKSLDDKVLDKIVDHTSFSVMKQNPMANYTSIPNEYMNQLISPFMRKGVIGDWKNHFTVAQNERFDDDYRKNMADTTLTLHFRFS, encoded by the exons ATGGAGGCTTTGAAATCTGAGAGCATGAGTCGCGTGGCTGTGGACTACGTGGAAGGCATCCTGCAGCCCAAGCCCACCTGTGACACCTGGGATCAGATCTGGAGCTTCCAAGCCAGGCCTGATGACCTGCTCATCTCTACCTACCCGAAAGCAG GAACAACATGGACGCAAGAGATTGTGGACTTGATACAAAACGGGGGTGATGTCAACCAAAGCCAGAGGGCACCCACGCATGAGCGATTTCCCTTCATCGAGTGGATAATCCCTTCCCTAGGATCTG GCTTGGAACAAGCGAATGCAATGGCCTCACCCCGGATGTTGAAGACACATCTCCCCTTCCACTTGCTGCCACCATCTTTCCTGGAGGAAAACTGTAAG ATGATCTACGTAGCCAGGAATCCCAAGGACAACATGGTGTCTTATTACCACTTCCACAGGATGAATAGAAACCTTCCTGCTCCAGGCACCTGGGAAGAATACTTTGAGAGTTTTCTGGCTGGGAAAG TATGCTGGGGCTCCTGGTACGACCACGTGAAGGGCTGGTGGCAGGCCAAGGACCAGCACCGCATCCTCTATCTCTTCTACGAGGACATGAAGGAG AACCCAAAGCATGAAATTCAGAAGCTGGCAGAATTTATTGGAAAGAGCTTAGATGATAAAGTTCTGGATAAAATTGTTGACCACACTTCATTTAGCGTCATGAAGCAGAACCCGATGGCAAACTACACGTCGATTCCGAATGAATACATGAACCAGTTGATTTCTCCATTCATGAGAAAAG GGGTCGTCGGGGATTGGAAGAACCACTTCACCGTGGCCCAGAACGAGAGATTTGATGATGATTACAGGAAGAACATGGCTGACACCACTCTAACTCTCCACTTTCGATTCTCGTAA